Proteins encoded within one genomic window of Methanothrix harundinacea 6Ac:
- a CDS encoding nucleotidyltransferase domain-containing protein produces the protein MKRARIRDFFVTVDGWIFAVVDYHHPEGIRSILRYVPDPKGERASGGVRYRKLDFEAAFEFLRRARPDYVRDVHVVPEEDVLRTFRPEEELARAAERDDRIAEIVAVLDKGGVPREKMGITGSILVGLEGPGSDIDFLVYGRDWWRARAAISEAKRLGGRIKELDEATWERIYQKRVPETGLAEFVLHERRKGNRGLVDGTYFDLLFTRDWDQIAPPFPPGKKVGRRRIEGTVLGAEFAFDNPAVFEIDHPEIPEILCYTHTYAGQALPGERIEACGVVEETDAGRRLVVGTTREARGEWIRSLTLLERASKRWWKG, from the coding sequence ATGAAAAGGGCGAGGATCAGAGACTTCTTTGTTACCGTCGACGGCTGGATCTTCGCCGTCGTCGACTACCACCACCCTGAGGGCATCAGGTCGATCCTCCGGTACGTCCCGGACCCGAAGGGAGAGAGGGCCAGCGGGGGAGTTCGATATCGTAAGCTCGACTTCGAGGCTGCCTTCGAGTTTCTCCGGCGGGCGAGGCCTGATTACGTCCGGGACGTCCACGTCGTCCCCGAGGAGGACGTCCTCCGGACCTTCAGGCCGGAGGAGGAGCTTGCCCGGGCGGCGGAGAGGGACGACAGGATAGCCGAGATCGTCGCGGTCCTCGATAAGGGCGGCGTCCCCCGGGAGAAGATGGGGATCACGGGATCGATCCTGGTGGGGCTGGAGGGGCCCGGCTCCGACATAGACTTCCTCGTCTACGGCAGAGACTGGTGGAGGGCGAGGGCGGCGATATCGGAGGCGAAGCGGCTCGGCGGCAGGATAAAGGAGCTGGACGAGGCGACCTGGGAGAGGATATACCAGAAGCGGGTCCCCGAGACGGGCCTCGCCGAGTTCGTCCTCCACGAGAGGAGGAAGGGGAACCGGGGTCTCGTCGACGGGACCTACTTCGACCTCCTCTTCACCCGGGACTGGGACCAGATCGCCCCCCCCTTCCCGCCGGGGAAGAAGGTGGGCCGGCGGAGGATCGAGGGGACCGTCCTCGGTGCGGAGTTCGCCTTCGACAACCCCGCCGTCTTCGAGATCGACCACCCGGAGATCCCCGAGATCCTCTGCTACACCCACACCTACGCGGGCCAGGCCCTCCCGGGGGAGAGGATCGAGGCCTGCGGCGTCGTCGAAGAGACGGATGCCGGGAGGAGGCTGGTGGTGGGGACGACCAGGGAGGCGAGAGGAGAGTGGATCCGGTCTCTGACCCTGCTGGAGAGGGCCTCAAAAAGATGGTGGAAGGGCTGA
- a CDS encoding proteasome-activating nucleotidase produces MDESRVGADFSRYLMDRMRQLEERNLALREQKDRVEGEKRIMENQKLKFEREVRKLRSELERLRTGPLIVGTIQDVLDDNRVVVKSSTGPRFVVNVSQFIEGELRPGTRVALNQQSFSVMFVLPSSRDPAVFGMEIEDAPAVDFSQIGGLGDQISEIREIVELPMKRPDLFVKVGIEPPKGVLLYGPPGTGKTLLAKAVASSTEATFLRVVGSELVQKYIGEGARMVRELFELAQNKAPAIIFVDELDAIGSRRMDGATSGDREVQRTLMQLLAEMDGFDPRGEVKLIAATNRLDMLDPALLRPGRFDRLIYVPLPSRESRYSILSIHTASMNLHPDVDLRRIADGAEGASGADLKALATEAGMFAIREERDIVCHQDFERARAKIAGSHSETTKEISEVAFGQYA; encoded by the coding sequence ATGGACGAATCGCGAGTCGGAGCTGATTTTTCGCGCTACCTGATGGACAGGATGCGACAGCTCGAAGAGCGGAACCTCGCTCTTCGAGAGCAGAAGGATCGGGTGGAGGGCGAAAAGCGGATCATGGAGAACCAGAAGCTCAAGTTCGAGCGCGAGGTGAGAAAGCTCCGCAGCGAGCTGGAGCGGCTCCGGACCGGCCCCCTCATCGTCGGCACCATCCAGGATGTCCTCGACGACAACCGGGTGGTGGTCAAGAGCAGCACAGGGCCGCGATTCGTCGTCAACGTATCCCAGTTCATCGAGGGGGAGCTCCGGCCGGGGACGAGGGTGGCTCTGAACCAGCAGTCCTTCTCCGTCATGTTCGTCCTGCCGTCCTCCCGGGACCCCGCCGTCTTCGGAATGGAGATCGAAGATGCTCCGGCCGTCGACTTTTCTCAGATCGGGGGGCTTGGTGACCAGATCTCGGAGATCAGGGAGATCGTGGAGCTTCCGATGAAGAGGCCCGACCTTTTCGTCAAGGTGGGGATAGAGCCTCCGAAGGGGGTCCTCCTCTACGGCCCCCCCGGGACGGGAAAGACCCTCCTCGCGAAGGCCGTCGCCTCCAGCACCGAGGCGACGTTCCTCCGGGTGGTGGGCAGCGAGCTCGTCCAGAAGTACATCGGCGAGGGGGCGAGGATGGTGAGGGAGCTCTTCGAGCTCGCTCAGAACAAGGCTCCGGCGATAATATTCGTCGACGAGCTGGACGCCATCGGCTCCCGGAGGATGGACGGGGCGACGAGCGGCGACCGGGAGGTCCAGAGGACTCTGATGCAGCTCCTCGCCGAGATGGACGGCTTCGACCCCCGGGGCGAGGTGAAGCTGATCGCCGCCACAAACCGCCTCGACATGCTCGACCCCGCCCTCCTGCGGCCCGGGAGGTTCGACCGGCTGATCTACGTGCCGCTGCCCAGTAGGGAGAGCAGGTACTCGATTTTGTCGATCCATACCGCCAGCATGAACCTCCATCCGGACGTGGACCTGAGGAGGATCGCCGACGGGGCCGAGGGGGCGAGCGGCGCAGACCTGAAGGCCCTGGCGACGGAGGCGGGGATGTTCGCGATCCGCGAAGAGAGGGACATCGTCTGCCACCAGGACTTCGAGCGGGCTCGGGCGAAGATCGCCGGCTCTCATTCCGAGACGACGAAGGAGATCTCAGAGGTGGCCTTCGGGCAGTACGCCTGA
- a CDS encoding L-threonylcarbamoyladenylate synthase yields MTTREISRAAEVLARGGTVVYPTETVYGIGASVFIPRAVERVFEIKGRPRGMPLSVAVASFEMMGEIARIDDGDLPLLRRVLPGPVTFLVERGPKLPDLVTAGSELVGIRFPDHPAALELIALSGPITSTSANLSGLPPPASLAELDGEIRKNVDLVLDGGRSRYGLPSTLVDLAERKVIRKGAGMERLEGLL; encoded by the coding sequence ATGACGACGAGGGAGATATCCAGGGCGGCGGAGGTGCTGGCTAGGGGCGGGACCGTCGTCTACCCGACGGAGACGGTCTACGGGATAGGGGCCTCGGTCTTCATCCCCCGAGCCGTGGAGCGGGTCTTCGAGATCAAGGGGCGCCCCCGGGGGATGCCCCTCTCCGTCGCCGTCGCCAGCTTCGAGATGATGGGGGAGATAGCCCGGATCGACGATGGTGACCTCCCCCTCCTCCGGAGGGTCCTCCCCGGCCCCGTCACCTTCCTCGTCGAGAGGGGGCCGAAGCTCCCCGACCTCGTCACCGCCGGATCGGAGCTGGTGGGGATCAGGTTTCCGGACCACCCCGCAGCCCTGGAGCTGATCGCCCTCTCGGGGCCGATAACCTCCACCAGCGCTAACCTCTCGGGCCTACCGCCCCCCGCCAGCCTCGCGGAGCTGGACGGCGAGATCCGGAAGAATGTCGACCTCGTCCTGGACGGTGGGAGGTCGAGGTACGGCCTCCCCTCGACCCTCGTCGACCTCGCCGAGAGAAAGGTGATCCGGAAGGGGGCGGGGATGGAGAGGCTGGAGGGGCTCTTATGA
- a CDS encoding AMP phosphorylase codes for MLFEVNPFDIEIGQYKVMLNLADARDMGMNAGDRVRVKAKGASITAILDVTTQMVEPGKVGIFTEAHRRIGEAREVDVAPAPKPASISYIKRIMDHERLTEDQIRTIVQDIVDNNLSDVEISAYLTTLYIRNFDSQETEWLTRAMIDTGERIHFDTHPVVDKHSIGGVPGNKVSLLVVPIVAAAGLLIPKTSSRAITGAGGTSDLMEILAPVEFSADEIKEIAENVGGILAWGGATNIAPADDKLIKAEYALTIDPYSQMLASIMSKKGAVGADSVVMDMPVGPGTKLPTVDAGRSMAKDLIDLGDRLGIRVECAMTFGGSPVGRTVGPALEVKEALTMLESGQGPNSLREKSLSLAGILLEIGCSAGMGCVAARGEGKAMAERILTSGKAHQKMMEIIEAQGGDPTIKSSDIEIGEHSRDILAPTTGYVISFNNKRIVEIARNAGAPADKQAGVRIHKKMGEVVKKGEPLFTIHSSKDWEVERASNDALRDMPIVVEGMLLERYPRYSQI; via the coding sequence ATGTTATTCGAGGTCAACCCCTTCGACATAGAGATAGGACAGTACAAGGTGATGCTCAACCTGGCCGACGCCAGAGATATGGGGATGAACGCCGGCGATCGGGTCCGGGTGAAGGCGAAAGGGGCGTCGATCACCGCGATCCTGGACGTCACCACCCAGATGGTGGAGCCGGGGAAGGTCGGGATCTTCACCGAGGCCCACCGGAGGATCGGGGAGGCGAGGGAGGTGGACGTCGCCCCGGCGCCGAAGCCCGCCTCCATCAGCTACATCAAGAGGATCATGGACCACGAGAGGCTCACCGAGGATCAGATCAGGACGATCGTCCAGGACATCGTCGACAACAACCTCAGCGACGTCGAGATCTCCGCCTACCTCACCACCCTCTACATAAGAAACTTCGACTCCCAGGAGACGGAGTGGCTGACTAGGGCGATGATCGATACCGGCGAGCGGATCCACTTCGACACCCATCCCGTCGTCGACAAGCACAGCATAGGGGGGGTCCCCGGAAACAAGGTCTCCCTCCTGGTGGTCCCGATCGTGGCGGCGGCGGGGCTTCTCATCCCCAAGACCAGCTCGAGGGCGATCACCGGGGCGGGGGGGACCTCGGACCTGATGGAGATCCTAGCCCCCGTGGAGTTCTCCGCCGATGAGATCAAGGAGATCGCCGAGAACGTCGGCGGCATCCTCGCCTGGGGCGGCGCGACTAATATAGCCCCCGCCGACGACAAGCTGATCAAGGCCGAGTACGCCCTCACCATCGACCCCTACAGCCAGATGCTGGCGTCGATCATGTCGAAGAAGGGGGCGGTCGGCGCCGACTCGGTGGTGATGGACATGCCAGTGGGACCAGGAACGAAGCTTCCGACGGTGGACGCGGGCCGGTCCATGGCCAAAGACCTCATCGACCTTGGTGACCGACTGGGGATCAGGGTCGAGTGCGCCATGACCTTCGGCGGCTCGCCGGTGGGGAGGACGGTCGGCCCGGCCCTGGAGGTGAAGGAGGCGCTCACGATGCTCGAGAGCGGCCAGGGCCCCAACAGCCTCCGGGAGAAGAGCCTATCTCTCGCCGGGATCCTCCTGGAGATCGGATGCTCCGCCGGGATGGGCTGTGTCGCCGCCCGGGGAGAGGGGAAGGCGATGGCCGAGAGGATCCTCACCAGCGGCAAGGCCCACCAGAAGATGATGGAGATCATCGAGGCCCAAGGGGGAGACCCCACCATCAAGAGCAGCGACATCGAGATCGGAGAGCACAGCCGGGATATCCTCGCCCCGACGACCGGCTACGTCATCTCCTTCAACAACAAGAGGATCGTCGAGATCGCGAGGAACGCGGGGGCTCCCGCCGATAAGCAGGCCGGGGTCCGGATCCACAAGAAGATGGGGGAGGTGGTGAAGAAGGGGGAGCCGCTCTTCACCATCCACTCGAGCAAGGACTGGGAGGTAGAGCGGGCCTCCAACGACGCCCTCCGGGATATGCCCATCGTCGTCGAGGGGATGCTCCTCGAGAGGTATCCGAGGTACTCCCAGATCTAG
- a CDS encoding histone deacetylase, with protein MLVSVIYHEDFGSKGHSVLKYRIRPSFEALKRSGLLEGSDVQVFEAEPAPLSLVEGAHTPEHMERMRTEPSERMYYDVALLSAGSVLKAAEMVARGEARHSFAFTGTAGHHASPGSCWGFCYFNDVAISILRLREMGLARFLIVDVDPHFGDGTRNFFGGDPNVYHINFNHQQSSNFDGELNNYDIGIGFDAEDEQFLRELAGSMEMAKDFDFEICFVVFGHDSHADDYGGFELTVAAYPKMARIIKEAVGERSIVFVLSGGSVPEVAARAIPEVIAVLAER; from the coding sequence ATGTTGGTTTCCGTCATCTATCACGAGGATTTCGGGTCGAAGGGCCACAGCGTCCTGAAGTACCGGATCCGCCCCTCCTTTGAGGCCCTGAAGAGGTCGGGGCTTCTGGAGGGCTCCGACGTCCAGGTCTTCGAGGCGGAGCCCGCCCCCCTCTCCCTCGTCGAGGGGGCCCACACGCCAGAGCACATGGAGAGGATGAGGACCGAGCCCTCCGAGAGGATGTACTACGACGTCGCCCTCCTCTCAGCGGGGTCCGTCCTAAAGGCCGCGGAGATGGTGGCGAGGGGCGAGGCCCGCCACTCCTTCGCCTTCACCGGGACCGCAGGCCACCACGCAAGCCCCGGGAGCTGCTGGGGGTTCTGCTACTTCAACGATGTAGCCATATCGATCCTGAGGCTCCGAGAGATGGGTCTCGCGAGGTTTCTGATCGTCGACGTCGACCCCCACTTCGGGGACGGGACGAGGAACTTCTTCGGCGGCGACCCGAACGTCTATCACATAAACTTCAACCACCAGCAGAGCTCCAACTTCGACGGCGAGCTGAACAACTACGACATCGGCATCGGCTTCGATGCCGAGGACGAGCAGTTTTTGAGGGAGCTTGCCGGCAGCATGGAGATGGCGAAGGACTTCGACTTTGAGATCTGCTTCGTAGTATTCGGCCACGACTCCCACGCCGACGACTACGGCGGCTTCGAGCTGACAGTTGCCGCCTACCCCAAGATGGCCCGAATCATAAAGGAGGCTGTTGGGGAGAGGTCCATCGTCTTCGTCCTCAGCGGGGGCTCCGTCCCCGAGGTGGCCGCCAGGGCCATCCCCGAGGTTATCGCCGTCCTGGCGGAGAGGTGA
- a CDS encoding DUF120 domain-containing protein, translated as MRLRGKVASGLGVGRYYISREGYRRQFSERLGLDPIPGTLNLKLDRPFVLDDSDPDSIRIEGFIEEGRSFGACICRPVRIGGIRGAIVRPERTSYSATLLELVAPVNLREALGLSDGDEVEVVLEGPGDKERRR; from the coding sequence ATGAGGCTCCGGGGGAAGGTCGCCTCCGGCCTGGGGGTGGGTCGGTACTACATCTCTCGGGAGGGTTACCGGAGGCAGTTCTCCGAGAGGCTCGGCCTCGACCCGATCCCCGGGACCCTGAACCTGAAGCTCGATCGCCCCTTCGTCCTCGACGACTCCGACCCCGATTCGATCAGGATCGAGGGCTTCATTGAAGAGGGAAGGTCCTTCGGCGCCTGCATCTGCCGCCCCGTCAGGATCGGCGGGATAAGGGGCGCCATCGTCCGGCCCGAGCGGACGAGCTACTCTGCGACCCTTCTGGAGCTCGTCGCGCCCGTCAACCTCCGGGAGGCCCTCGGCCTGTCGGACGGGGACGAGGTGGAGGTGGTTCTGGAGGGGCCGGGGGATAAAGAGAGGCGAAGATAG
- a CDS encoding multiprotein bridging factor aMBF1, with protein MQCEICGAEVSEKPKKVVIDGSELQVCNSCARFGEVADKFSPVPRKVIPQERAFRAPPKPRPRRDEFKEMPEIVPEYGQIVKEAREGMGLTPEELGLKIKEKASLIRKIERHEIVPEDSVRVKLERELGVKLTDKSSDEGWKSGKGGRGLTLGDIASIKKR; from the coding sequence ATGCAGTGTGAGATATGCGGTGCAGAGGTCTCCGAAAAGCCAAAGAAGGTGGTCATCGACGGATCTGAACTGCAGGTCTGCAACAGCTGCGCCCGGTTTGGTGAGGTCGCAGACAAGTTCTCCCCCGTCCCGAGGAAGGTGATCCCCCAGGAGCGGGCCTTCAGAGCCCCCCCCAAGCCCAGGCCCCGTCGCGACGAGTTCAAGGAGATGCCGGAGATCGTCCCCGAATACGGCCAGATCGTGAAGGAGGCCCGGGAGGGGATGGGCCTCACCCCCGAGGAGCTGGGGCTGAAGATCAAGGAGAAGGCCTCCCTCATCAGGAAGATCGAGAGGCACGAGATAGTCCCCGAAGACTCGGTGAGGGTCAAGCTCGAGCGGGAGCTCGGCGTGAAGCTGACGGACAAATCGAGCGACGAGGGATGGAAGTCGGGGAAGGGGGGCCGCGGCCTCACCCTCGGCGACATCGCCTCCATCAAGAAGAGATGA